The following proteins come from a genomic window of Dreissena polymorpha isolate Duluth1 chromosome 1, UMN_Dpol_1.0, whole genome shotgun sequence:
- the LOC127867146 gene encoding uncharacterized protein LOC127867146 produces MSSDILLFIACRELLAYKSNRPAMSPVFYFAFLVGVGFLATSDVYCITNKDFLELAIKYGAVQTEDFYVNDVIQKDDDVIFLPGNLDDELDVIALIGQLGITFSEDGSDIELANLRGVSCKCRHYTCSCCAWLSFRVFRRSLKFTGCISLTYLRKNIGFLLSIRLNERNVFSHEISLANPPPLCFPIPKIKIVQACIELYNINYRQKSLCVRIVGRVKLWIKKFSFVRVNFGCFRVRSLTKDQFVQLAEIASSQNLTSTPTGNWPSMIDDTDEETELSELIRLLRGMVTDY; encoded by the exons ATGTCCAGCGACATTCTCTTGTTCATCGCCTGTAGAGAACTTCTTGCTTATAAG TCGAACAGACCGGCAATGTCGCCCGTGTTTTATTTCGCCTTTCTCGTCGGAGTTGGTTTCTTAGCAACGAGTGATGTCTATTGCATCACCAACAAGGACTTCCTCGAGTTAGCGATTAAATATGGAGCTG TTCAAACTGAAGACTTCTACGTAAATGACGTCATTCAGAAGGATGATGACGTTATCTTTCTCCCGGGAAACCTGGATGACGAGCTTGACGTAATTGCCTTAATTGGACAGTTGGGAATCACCTTCTCCGAGGATGGTTCAG ACATCGAACTCGCAAATCTACGTGGTGTATCATGCAAATGCCGACACTACACCTGTAGTTGCTGCGCATGGCTAAGTTTCAGGGTTTTCCGGAGGTCTTTAAAATTCACGg GATGCATCAGCCTCACCTACTTGCGGAAAAACATTGGATTCCTTCTGTCTATAAGATTGAATGAAAGAAATGTGTTCAGCCACGAGATATCGC TTGCCAACCCGCCACCACTGTGCTTCCCAATCCCCAAAATCAAGATTGTCCAGGCCTGCATCGAGCTCTACAATATAAACTATCGACAGAAAAGTCTCTGTGTTAGAATTGTCGGAAGAGTTAAACTCTGG ATAAAGAAATTTAGCTTCGTCCGTGTCAACTTCGGCTGTTTCCGTGTGCGGTCTCTTACCAAAGACCAATTTGTTCAGTTGGCGGAAATTGCCAGCTCTCAGAACTTGACCTCTACACCCACAGGAAATTGGCCATCAATGATCG ATGACACTGATGAGGAGACGGAACTATCTGAGCTGATCCGACTTCTACGAGGCATGGTCACAGATTATTAG